A genomic segment from Vicinamibacterales bacterium encodes:
- a CDS encoding sigma-E factor regulatory protein RseB domain-containing protein, which yields MKVLLAWVTGVWLFGAAPVSAAPPALRGLGVDETLEGAPVLAPALDLAGATTAGLPVFVRLLVRADRLGVDPAMLQRLDARLEVYARRRIPVVLTLVDPPLDAAAIEAWRPRLRALAERCRGRVVGWQLGDRLDAADATRPQPYAYLVKFAAVQIRSIDSAALILQGSVVDEGTGGQAAAAWQAHLYSEDVAAYLDALPVGYPSGGRDAASRTADDTSAAVLSALETVSAKDDPSAVLGITGMTLGPDAAAGARLLLRSHLSRLGTRATFTTCTAPVEVVAAALKTAAAVKDVLADDVVTLDDRASSLRLSAGGQDVTETAPHRLLYNMTTFATYLLCWTSGQPTGPLEVSLHLPTAAPIAIRDAAAGTVTKVTDARRDEAAKTTTTRITPTDRPLLLDFNYGAEDAYALRTDAHERALPTVDEIIFRHQQAQAAQSALVTNYTAHARIDMHFRPSATDSGYDVVTENRFFVDATSFEWAEQSFSLNGTRWGRNRPPFPLLQPEKVLAVPLTLRLNRDYVYHLEGTEAVNGRRCYVVKFDPIDDAQSRYRGKVWIDTESFVRLKVQAVQTRLGAPVVSNEEVQYYEPVAQAGGQTLYLFNRLVARQIFLIAGRNLLVEKQVAFSDFRVNDPAFVDERLRARAGDEVMYRDTDRGIRFLVKRGTDRVVSDEMTTGARAFAAGAVFDPTFDFPLPIVGINYLNFNLLDRDIQFALVFGGVLAIGNVQKAKIGGTKFDVSLDFFGLAVSGNDQVFDGQGERKDERVRSRPASVGVNLGYQATDFQKLTLSSHAQYDKYLDAPGKTSADFVLPVTTVTLNLGANYEYRRNGYSLLAGWSYSRRGDWQRWGYGDEYDPAARTYTKYSLGLSKDFFVNAFSKLHLNGAYYGGQRQDRFSMYRFGIYDETKMRGVPSAGVRFADLAMARAQFSFNLFNQYRLDLFLDQAWGRTTSRHAWDPVTGIGTELSLRAPMGTLLKLGVGKGFLPQIYRGSGSMVAEVTVLKPL from the coding sequence ATGAAGGTCCTTCTTGCGTGGGTGACGGGTGTCTGGCTGTTTGGCGCCGCGCCCGTCTCGGCCGCCCCGCCGGCTCTGCGCGGTCTCGGCGTGGACGAAACACTGGAGGGGGCGCCCGTCCTCGCGCCGGCGCTCGATCTTGCTGGCGCGACGACCGCCGGTCTACCAGTGTTCGTCCGGTTGCTCGTCCGAGCGGACCGGCTGGGAGTAGATCCGGCGATGCTTCAACGCCTGGATGCACGGCTCGAGGTCTACGCTCGTCGCAGGATCCCGGTCGTGCTGACGCTCGTCGACCCGCCTCTCGACGCGGCGGCCATCGAGGCATGGCGCCCGCGCTTGCGCGCGCTGGCCGAGCGGTGTCGCGGCAGGGTCGTGGGCTGGCAACTGGGGGACCGACTGGATGCGGCAGATGCCACACGCCCTCAGCCGTATGCCTACCTCGTGAAATTCGCGGCGGTGCAGATTCGATCGATCGACAGCGCGGCCCTGATCCTCCAGGGAAGCGTCGTGGACGAGGGCACCGGCGGACAGGCCGCTGCGGCGTGGCAGGCGCACCTCTACAGTGAGGACGTCGCTGCGTACCTCGATGCGTTGCCGGTGGGATACCCGTCAGGCGGTCGCGATGCCGCGTCCCGCACAGCCGACGACACGTCCGCGGCGGTCCTCTCCGCCCTCGAGACGGTTTCAGCCAAGGACGATCCCAGCGCAGTCCTTGGAATCACGGGGATGACGCTCGGCCCCGACGCGGCCGCAGGCGCCCGGCTTCTCCTGCGATCGCACCTCTCGCGCCTGGGGACCCGCGCCACGTTCACGACCTGCACGGCACCGGTTGAGGTCGTGGCCGCGGCGCTGAAGACGGCAGCCGCGGTGAAAGACGTGCTCGCGGACGACGTTGTCACGCTCGACGACCGTGCATCCTCGCTGCGGCTCAGCGCGGGTGGGCAGGACGTGACCGAGACCGCGCCGCATCGACTCCTCTACAACATGACCACGTTCGCGACCTATCTGCTGTGCTGGACGTCGGGCCAGCCGACCGGGCCGCTCGAGGTCAGCCTGCACCTGCCGACCGCCGCGCCGATCGCGATTCGCGATGCTGCCGCCGGGACCGTGACGAAGGTGACGGACGCGCGCCGTGACGAGGCCGCGAAGACGACGACCACGCGCATCACGCCCACCGACCGGCCGTTGCTCCTCGATTTCAACTACGGCGCGGAGGACGCCTACGCGCTGCGGACCGACGCGCACGAGCGGGCGCTCCCGACGGTGGACGAAATCATCTTCCGGCACCAGCAGGCCCAGGCGGCCCAGTCCGCGCTCGTCACCAACTACACCGCGCATGCCCGCATCGACATGCACTTCCGGCCGTCGGCCACCGACTCCGGGTACGACGTGGTGACCGAGAACAGGTTCTTCGTCGACGCGACGAGCTTCGAGTGGGCCGAGCAGAGCTTCTCGCTGAACGGGACCCGCTGGGGCCGCAACCGCCCGCCGTTCCCGCTCCTGCAGCCCGAGAAGGTTCTGGCGGTGCCGTTGACGCTCCGGTTGAACCGCGACTACGTCTACCACCTGGAAGGTACGGAGGCGGTGAACGGGCGTCGATGCTACGTTGTGAAGTTCGACCCGATCGACGACGCGCAGTCGCGTTACCGGGGGAAGGTGTGGATCGACACCGAGTCGTTCGTGCGCCTGAAGGTGCAGGCCGTGCAGACGCGGCTCGGCGCTCCGGTCGTGTCGAACGAGGAAGTGCAGTACTACGAGCCGGTCGCCCAGGCTGGCGGGCAGACGCTCTACCTGTTCAACCGCCTGGTGGCCCGCCAGATCTTCCTGATTGCGGGGCGCAACCTATTGGTCGAGAAACAGGTAGCCTTCTCCGACTTCCGCGTGAACGATCCTGCCTTCGTCGATGAGCGTCTCCGCGCGCGGGCCGGCGACGAGGTGATGTACCGCGACACCGACCGCGGCATACGCTTCCTGGTCAAGCGCGGCACGGATCGCGTCGTGTCCGACGAGATGACCACTGGCGCCAGGGCGTTCGCGGCGGGCGCCGTCTTCGATCCGACGTTCGACTTCCCGCTCCCGATCGTCGGCATCAACTATCTCAACTTCAACCTGCTCGATCGCGACATCCAGTTCGCGCTCGTGTTTGGCGGCGTGCTCGCCATCGGCAACGTCCAAAAGGCGAAGATAGGAGGGACGAAGTTCGACGTGAGCCTCGACTTCTTCGGCCTCGCCGTCTCCGGCAACGACCAGGTGTTCGATGGTCAGGGCGAGCGGAAGGACGAGCGCGTGCGCAGCCGGCCTGCGTCGGTCGGCGTGAACCTCGGATATCAGGCGACCGATTTCCAGAAACTCACGCTGAGCAGCCACGCGCAGTACGACAAGTATCTCGACGCGCCAGGGAAGACGTCTGCCGACTTCGTTCTGCCTGTGACGACGGTGACGCTCAATCTCGGGGCCAACTACGAGTACCGGCGCAACGGGTATTCGCTGCTGGCCGGCTGGTCGTACTCACGCCGCGGAGACTGGCAGCGGTGGGGATACGGTGACGAGTACGATCCGGCGGCGCGCACCTACACCAAGTACTCGCTCGGACTCAGCAAGGACTTCTTCGTCAACGCGTTCAGCAAGCTGCACCTGAACGGCGCGTACTACGGCGGGCAGCGGCAGGATCGGTTCTCGATGTACCGCTTCGGCATCTACGACGAGACGAAGATGCGGGGCGTGCCGTCGGCTGGCGTCCGGTTCGCCGACCTGGCCATGGCCCGAGCCCAGTTCTCATTCAACCTGTTCAACCAGTATCGCCTCGATCTGTTCCTCGACCAGGCGTGGGGCCGGACCACGTCGCGCCACGCGTGGGATCCGGTGACAGGGATCGGAACGGAGCTGAGCCTGCGGGCGCCGATGGGGACGCTGCTGAAGCTGGGGGTAGGGAAAGGGTTCCTCCCGCAGATCTACCGTGGGTCGGGGTCAATGGTCGCGGAGGTCACGGTGCTGAAGCCGCTATGA
- a CDS encoding PHP-associated domain-containing protein, translating into MTDEPRLLTVSRPLKADLHVHSFHSGFTSTLRMFRSLDCYSTPEEVYRRAKARGMDVVTITDHDSINGCLELLDRHPDAPDILVGEEIECRLPDTGIRVHLGAFGLSERIHRDVQPLCGDVREAAAFLRAHSVGLVLHHPFHFFRGEMPVGRYLEDLLPLVHAVEARNGTMLPGHNETVARLVAARAQLGLGQTGGSDAHVLSHVGDSYTNASGMKPEPMAGMALTPAAAFLDSLKRGETRAAGRHGTPGRFAFEIYGVVFNYWGGLLGLRRSGLSAGERLSGLGCSLVSLPFQFTPLLVSIAQKIGERRRVARWNRELETT; encoded by the coding sequence ATGACCGACGAGCCGCGCCTCCTGACCGTCTCGCGCCCACTCAAGGCCGATCTGCACGTGCACTCGTTCCACTCCGGGTTCACGTCCACGCTACGCATGTTCCGCAGCCTCGACTGCTACTCGACGCCGGAGGAGGTCTATCGGCGCGCGAAGGCTCGTGGCATGGACGTGGTGACGATCACGGACCACGACAGCATCAACGGCTGTCTCGAGCTGCTCGACCGCCATCCCGACGCGCCGGACATTCTCGTGGGCGAGGAGATCGAGTGTCGCCTGCCCGACACGGGGATCCGCGTCCACCTTGGCGCTTTCGGTCTCTCGGAGCGCATCCATCGCGACGTGCAGCCCCTTTGCGGCGACGTCCGGGAGGCGGCGGCATTCCTGCGCGCGCACAGCGTCGGCCTCGTGCTCCACCATCCGTTCCACTTCTTCCGCGGCGAGATGCCGGTCGGCCGGTACCTCGAGGACCTGCTCCCGCTCGTCCACGCGGTCGAAGCGCGAAACGGTACGATGTTGCCGGGGCACAACGAGACGGTCGCCCGCCTCGTTGCCGCCCGCGCGCAACTCGGGCTGGGCCAGACTGGCGGCAGCGACGCGCACGTGCTGTCGCACGTCGGTGACAGCTACACGAACGCCAGTGGAATGAAGCCCGAGCCCATGGCCGGCATGGCGCTGACCCCGGCCGCGGCGTTCCTCGACAGCTTGAAGCGCGGAGAGACCAGGGCGGCCGGGCGGCATGGCACGCCTGGCCGGTTCGCCTTCGAGATCTACGGTGTAGTATTCAACTACTGGGGCGGCTTGCTCGGCCTCCGCCGGAGCGGCCTGTCCGCCGGGGAGAGGCTCAGCGGTCTCGGGTGTTCACTGGTGTCCCTGCCTTTCCAGTTCACTCCGCTCCTCGTCAGCATCGCGCAAAAAATTGGTGAGCGCCGACGCGTGGCGAGGTGGAACCGGGAGCTGGAGACGACATGA
- a CDS encoding beta-ketoacyl-[acyl-carrier-protein] synthase family protein, with product MTKRRVAITGIGLLCALGLDRESAWERLCDGRCGISDLTLFDGAGYRSRKVAEVPAWDAPAHFSPNERRRYSRSDQLAVLAAQEALADSGLLERGTDRAAIGVVFGAGTNDLLRHETYYKDVRALGHRRARPSNVFNYFNDAQVDTVARRFGLGGLRACPLSACSSSAVAVGYAADLVAAGHLDAALCGGSDALCRLTLGGFNALRLVDVEPCRPFDTSRNGMNIGEAGAVLVLEEFERARARGTHVYAELAGYAACCEAHHPTAPEPEGLAVAALLRAALAAAGVAAADIDHVNTHGTATPQNDRAESRGLRAVFGERTGAIPVTSTKSMVGHCLGAAGAVEAAILAMTIDRGLIPPTVNHRQTDPECPVSVVANQARAVEVTCGISTSLAFGGNDVALVVKRAS from the coding sequence ATGACGAAACGACGCGTCGCCATCACCGGTATCGGGCTGCTCTGCGCCCTGGGACTCGATCGTGAATCGGCGTGGGAACGCCTCTGCGATGGCCGCTGTGGCATCAGCGATCTGACGCTCTTCGACGGCGCCGGCTACCGAAGCCGGAAGGTGGCCGAGGTCCCCGCCTGGGACGCTCCCGCGCATTTCTCGCCCAACGAGCGCCGCCGCTACTCGCGCTCGGACCAACTGGCCGTCCTGGCTGCGCAGGAGGCCCTGGCCGATTCCGGCCTGCTCGAACGCGGAACGGATCGCGCCGCGATCGGCGTCGTCTTCGGGGCTGGAACGAACGACCTTCTCCGGCACGAAACCTACTACAAAGACGTGCGGGCGCTCGGACACCGCCGGGCGCGTCCGTCGAACGTCTTCAACTATTTCAACGATGCGCAGGTTGACACCGTGGCCCGCCGGTTTGGTCTCGGCGGTCTCCGGGCGTGCCCGTTGTCTGCCTGCTCGTCGAGCGCCGTGGCGGTCGGCTACGCCGCGGACCTGGTGGCAGCCGGCCACCTCGACGCGGCGCTCTGCGGCGGCAGCGATGCACTGTGCCGGCTGACGCTCGGCGGCTTCAACGCGCTTCGGCTCGTGGACGTCGAACCGTGCCGCCCATTCGACACGAGCCGCAACGGCATGAACATCGGCGAGGCCGGCGCGGTCCTGGTGCTCGAGGAATTCGAACGCGCCCGGGCTCGTGGCACCCACGTCTATGCCGAACTCGCCGGGTATGCCGCCTGCTGCGAGGCTCATCACCCGACGGCGCCCGAGCCCGAGGGACTGGCCGTCGCGGCGCTGCTTCGGGCGGCGCTCGCGGCTGCGGGCGTGGCGGCAGCCGACATCGACCACGTCAACACGCACGGCACGGCGACGCCCCAGAACGACAGGGCGGAATCGCGCGGACTGCGGGCGGTCTTTGGGGAGCGAACCGGGGCGATTCCGGTCACCTCGACGAAGTCGATGGTCGGACATTGCCTGGGCGCCGCCGGGGCTGTGGAGGCCGCCATCCTCGCCATGACCATCGATCGGGGTCTCATTCCGCCAACCGTCAACCACCGGCAGACGGACCCCGAGTGCCCGGTGAGCGTCGTCGCCAACCAGGCTCGGGCCGTGGAGGTGACCTGCGGCATCTCGACATCGCTGGCCTTCGGGGGCAACGACGTCGCCCTCGTTGTGAAGCGTGCGAGCTAG
- a CDS encoding alpha/beta hydrolase family protein → MFARFFYAWERRLHSRTPDRVVRPFEWGLDWVSANGHAPGTPEDVVLAEWAAAALADSQAFFAAPPTEEYHWEPDPTQADGCPGTVMFPSVITTPHAENNIVYGRLFPAPRLKGGRADRRRAVVVLPQWNADAGGHVGLCRLLARFGINAVRLSLPYHDRRMPPSLHRADFIVSANVARTVQVCRQAVVDARRTVAWLAREGYERIGILGTSLGSCLAMLTSAHEPLIRAEALNHVSRYFADVVWEGLSTEHVRAGLEGRITLDRLRELWMPISPHAYVDRVGDKRTLLVYAKYDTTFPVHLSIELIREFDRLRIPYELAVLPCGHYTTGLAPFKYLDGYVLTKFLVRNL, encoded by the coding sequence ATGTTCGCCCGCTTCTTCTACGCTTGGGAACGCCGGCTTCATTCCCGCACGCCAGACCGCGTTGTCCGCCCCTTCGAATGGGGCCTCGACTGGGTGTCCGCGAACGGCCATGCGCCGGGCACGCCGGAAGACGTGGTCCTTGCCGAATGGGCCGCGGCCGCGCTGGCCGACTCGCAGGCCTTCTTCGCGGCGCCGCCCACAGAGGAATACCACTGGGAGCCGGATCCGACCCAGGCCGACGGCTGCCCGGGCACGGTCATGTTTCCCAGCGTCATCACCACGCCGCATGCCGAGAACAACATCGTCTACGGCCGGCTGTTCCCGGCGCCGAGGCTGAAGGGCGGTCGCGCGGATCGGCGGCGGGCCGTCGTCGTGCTCCCGCAATGGAACGCCGATGCGGGTGGCCATGTGGGCCTGTGCAGGCTGCTGGCGCGGTTCGGCATCAACGCGGTCCGACTCAGCCTTCCGTACCACGATCGCCGGATGCCGCCCAGCCTCCACCGCGCCGACTTCATCGTCAGCGCGAACGTCGCGCGGACCGTGCAGGTCTGCCGGCAGGCGGTGGTCGACGCGAGGCGGACCGTCGCATGGCTCGCGCGGGAAGGCTACGAGCGGATCGGCATTCTGGGCACCAGCCTCGGGTCGTGCCTCGCGATGCTGACGTCGGCGCACGAGCCGCTCATCCGTGCGGAAGCGCTCAACCACGTATCACGGTACTTCGCGGACGTCGTGTGGGAAGGCCTGTCGACCGAACACGTCCGCGCCGGTCTCGAGGGGCGGATCACTCTCGATCGGCTGCGCGAGCTGTGGATGCCGATCAGCCCGCACGCGTACGTCGACCGCGTGGGCGACAAGAGAACGTTGCTCGTCTACGCGAAGTACGACACGACGTTCCCCGTCCACCTCTCGATCGAACTCATCCGCGAGTTCGATCGGCTGCGGATACCCTACGAGCTGGCGGTCCTGCCGTGCGGCCACTACACGACCGGCCTGGCACCGTTCAAGTACCTGGACGGCTACGTGCTCACGAAATTCCTCGTGAGGAACCTGTAG
- a CDS encoding amidase produces MSICDLTIGELASKIATREVSCVGATDACLERVARDNGRLNAFVTVLADQAREQAARADEELAAGVWRGPLHGVPLSLKDLIDLSGVPTTAGSRLLERHVATADALVAARLRAAGAVFLGKCNLHEFAFGTTSEDSAYGPVRNPFDPTRSAGGSSGGSAAAVVAGMGYASVGTDTGGSIRIPSAVCGCVGLKPTFGELPCDGIIPLSRSLDHVGPIARSVGDAWLLYHAMAGTQNPVPLQPASRRPSRTLRLGRLDPYFMDIVSDEVREQFELETARLVRAGVAMSPRQIPHAADTATVYLHIQLPEASAYHAPALERRPRAYTPPVRQRLELGRYVMAEDYVRARTGAVVLCHEVDAALDGCDALVLPTVPLAAAPIGSTTLTIGGQVQPVRALMLRLTQLFDITGHPAISLPCGRSHLNLPIGLQLVGRRHQTTELLKIAASCEAVMAQRE; encoded by the coding sequence ATGAGCATCTGCGATCTGACGATCGGCGAGTTGGCCTCGAAGATCGCCACCCGCGAGGTGTCGTGCGTGGGTGCGACCGACGCGTGCCTGGAACGCGTGGCGCGGGACAACGGCCGACTCAACGCCTTCGTCACGGTCCTCGCGGACCAGGCTCGGGAACAGGCCGCCCGCGCCGACGAGGAACTCGCGGCCGGTGTCTGGCGCGGCCCGCTTCACGGCGTGCCCCTGTCCCTCAAGGACCTGATCGATCTGTCCGGCGTGCCGACGACGGCGGGGTCGAGGCTTCTCGAGCGTCACGTGGCCACGGCGGATGCGCTGGTCGCGGCCAGGCTCAGGGCGGCCGGCGCGGTGTTCCTCGGCAAGTGCAACCTGCACGAGTTCGCGTTCGGCACGACCAGTGAGGACTCGGCGTACGGCCCGGTCCGCAACCCGTTCGATCCCACCCGGTCGGCCGGCGGATCGAGTGGCGGGTCGGCGGCAGCGGTCGTCGCCGGAATGGGATACGCCTCCGTCGGTACCGACACAGGCGGTTCGATTCGGATCCCGTCGGCGGTCTGCGGCTGCGTCGGTCTCAAGCCGACGTTCGGCGAACTGCCCTGCGACGGGATCATCCCGCTCAGTCGCTCGCTCGATCACGTCGGACCGATCGCCCGATCCGTCGGCGATGCCTGGCTCCTCTACCACGCCATGGCCGGCACGCAGAATCCAGTTCCGCTTCAGCCAGCCAGCCGGCGACCGTCACGGACACTGCGCCTTGGCCGGCTCGACCCCTACTTCATGGACATCGTGAGCGACGAGGTGCGCGAGCAGTTCGAGCTCGAGACGGCGCGCCTCGTGAGAGCCGGCGTGGCGATGAGCCCCCGCCAGATCCCACACGCCGCCGACACCGCCACGGTCTACCTGCACATCCAGCTGCCAGAGGCATCGGCGTATCACGCGCCGGCGCTCGAACGGCGGCCACGCGCGTACACCCCGCCGGTCCGCCAGCGCCTCGAGTTGGGCCGCTACGTGATGGCCGAGGACTACGTCCGCGCCAGAACCGGTGCGGTCGTCCTCTGTCACGAGGTCGACGCCGCGCTCGACGGCTGCGACGCGCTCGTGCTCCCGACCGTCCCGCTCGCTGCGGCTCCGATCGGCAGCACCACGCTCACGATTGGCGGACAGGTGCAGCCCGTGCGGGCGCTGATGCTCCGGCTGACGCAGCTGTTCGACATCACCGGGCACCCGGCCATCTCGCTGCCCTGCGGGCGGTCCCACCTGAACCTGCCGATCGGCCTCCAACTCGTGGGCCGCCGCCACCAGACCACGGAGCTGTTGAAGATCGCGGCCTCGTGCGAGGCGGTCATGGCGCAGCGGGAGTAG
- the pyk gene encoding pyruvate kinase: protein MRHTKIIATLGPASDSDAALDELVAAGVDVVRLNFSHGTHESHAAVFNRVRAAASRAVLRGSPREGVGARHRPAIGILQDLSGPKIRTGLLADHRPIALRPGDGLAIRTGDGAGGVGRVFTTYAGLARNVHPGDRLLLDDGRIELHVERSDGTEISTTVVFGGELAEHKGINAPGVELPASAMTPKDEDDLRFGLSLGVDMVALSFVQSADDMRRARSIVTACGADVPLIAKIERPRAVENLDAVLDASDGIMVARGDLGLELPLEQVPRVQKQVTERARALGLPVIVATQVLDSMRTEPRPTRAEVSDAAHAVDDGVDAIMLAGETAVGVSPARVVRTLDAIILDAESALPGGGTGPGRRSANGGCSTVQAICEAAVTMAGLGHAQAILAVTRTGRTARILSTLRGGTPVYALTGRPEVAARLSLFWGVVPIVSEIGDGFVPFVPLVRQLRESGVLAGVTEAVLVSVDPDLAREDTNFLKLIRLQD, encoded by the coding sequence ATGCGCCATACGAAGATCATCGCGACGCTCGGTCCGGCATCAGACAGCGACGCGGCCCTCGACGAACTGGTGGCGGCTGGTGTCGATGTCGTGCGGTTGAACTTCTCGCACGGAACCCATGAATCCCACGCAGCGGTGTTCAATCGGGTGCGCGCAGCCGCCAGCCGCGCGGTTCTGCGGGGTTCACCACGCGAGGGGGTCGGCGCACGGCACCGGCCGGCCATCGGCATCCTCCAGGACCTCAGCGGGCCGAAGATCCGCACCGGCCTGCTCGCCGATCACCGTCCGATTGCCCTCCGGCCCGGGGACGGACTGGCTATCCGAACCGGAGACGGGGCAGGCGGAGTGGGGCGGGTCTTCACCACCTACGCGGGCCTCGCCAGGAACGTCCACCCGGGCGACCGCCTGCTGCTCGACGACGGCCGCATCGAATTGCACGTCGAGCGGAGCGACGGCACCGAGATCTCGACGACCGTTGTGTTCGGCGGGGAATTGGCGGAGCACAAGGGAATCAACGCGCCGGGCGTGGAGTTGCCGGCCTCGGCGATGACGCCGAAAGACGAGGACGATCTGCGGTTCGGCCTCTCGCTCGGCGTGGACATGGTGGCGCTCAGTTTCGTGCAATCGGCCGACGACATGCGTCGGGCGCGGTCGATCGTCACCGCGTGCGGCGCCGACGTCCCCCTCATCGCGAAGATCGAGCGGCCGCGGGCCGTCGAGAACCTCGACGCGGTTCTCGACGCGTCGGACGGGATCATGGTGGCCCGAGGCGACTTGGGGTTGGAGTTGCCGCTGGAGCAGGTGCCGCGCGTGCAGAAGCAGGTCACCGAACGCGCACGGGCGCTCGGCCTGCCGGTGATCGTCGCCACGCAGGTCCTCGACTCGATGCGGACCGAACCGCGGCCCACGCGCGCCGAGGTCAGCGACGCGGCGCACGCGGTGGACGACGGCGTCGATGCCATCATGCTGGCCGGGGAAACCGCGGTCGGCGTGTCGCCGGCGCGCGTGGTCCGGACGCTCGACGCGATCATCCTGGACGCCGAGTCGGCGCTGCCTGGCGGCGGGACCGGGCCGGGGCGACGTTCGGCGAACGGCGGGTGCTCCACGGTTCAGGCGATTTGCGAGGCGGCCGTGACGATGGCCGGCCTGGGGCACGCGCAGGCGATCCTCGCGGTGACGCGGACCGGGCGGACGGCGCGGATCCTGTCCACTCTGCGCGGCGGCACGCCAGTCTACGCACTGACCGGGCGTCCCGAAGTGGCGGCGCGGTTGTCCCTCTTCTGGGGCGTCGTGCCGATCGTCAGCGAGATCGGCGACGGGTTCGTGCCCTTCGTCCCGC